The nucleotide sequence TGTGTGTATCAGCATCTACTACTTTAAGAAGCCCTTCAATATAAGTCGACTGAAGCTTGCCGAGCTGACGATAATGTAAAATATGGTCTACAATTTCGTGGGACGGCGCCAGTTTTTCAAGCACATCCGCCGAAGTAGAGTAACCTGTTTTTGTTTTTTTTATAGGTGGCAGCCCCAATTTCTCAAATAAAATTGTCCCAAGCTGCTTCGGCGAATTAATATTAAACTCGGTGCCTGCAAGTGAATAAATCGTCTTCTCAATATCAGCCAGCTTGCCTTTTAGCTCTTCGCCCATTTCCTTCAGACAGTTTATATCTACTTGAACACCTTCTGACTCCATATCAGCAAGAATGAGTGCGAGCGGCAGCTCCAGCTCATAAAATAATTCAAGCTGTTGGTTTTCTTCAAGTTCTTTTAGGCAAACTGCTTTTAATTCCTCAATTGCTGCTGCTTTTGATGCGATATGCTCGGCATATACCGATCCTTCAGGAAGTTGGCGTTTGGCTCCCTTTCCATATACCGCTTCATCTGATTGAATAGATGAGATGCCATGCAGCTTCGCTACGGCAGCGAAATCTTCCGGTGACTCAGATGGATTGAGCAAATAAGAAGCAAGCCAGATATCAAAGTCAATTCCCTTGAGTTCAATTCCATAGCGCCTTAATCCAATAATAGTACGCTTTGCATCATAAACAGATTTTTTCTTCGTTTCATCCTCTGCCCATTTTTTAAAAACGGCTGACTGAAATGCCGCTTCTGCCGGAATAAAGTACGTTCCCTTTTCCCCACTTATCCCAAAACCAGCTATATCTGCCCGGTGATAGTTTTCAGTAATCATTTCTAAATAGAAGAAATCCTCTCCACTAAAAAGATCATCTGTCAGTTCTGTCACAGACTCATAATGTACGTCTTCATGAGCAGAAGCTTCTTCTACCGGACGGTCCAGCTTTTCCAGCAGCGAGTTAAATTCAAGTTCCTTAAATAACTCATATACTTTTTCATTATCCGCTTCATGATATTCCAGGTTGCCTATCGAAAAGTTAATGGGAACCTCACGAAGAATCGTCGCCAGCTCTTTGCTCATTAAAGCGAGATTCTCGTGCTCGCGTAGTTTTTCTTGCAACTTTTTCCCACTCACCTCATCGATAGATGCAAGTAAGTTTTCTACAGAACCAAATTGCTTTAATAGCTTGATCGCTGTCTTTTCTCCAACTCCAGGTACACCCGGAATGTTATCAGAAGAATCCCCCATTAAACCCTTCATATCAATGATTTGTTCTGGTGTTAGCCCATACTTTTCCTCAACGTGAGCAGGAGTATATTCTTCAATGTCGGTAATTCCTTTTCTTGTAATACAGACGGTAGTCGCATCAGAGGCAAGCTGAGTTAAATCTTTATCTCCTGAATAAATTTTAATTTCATATCCATCTTTTTCCGCCTGAAGCGACAAGGTCCCAATAATATCATCTGCTTCATAATTTTCCAGTTCATATTGAGCAATACCGTAAGCTTTCAGCAATTCACGGATATAAGGAAATTGCTCAGACAGCTCAGACGGTGTTTTTTGACGGCCGCCTTTATAATCGCTGTATGTTTGATGCCGGAAAGTTGTTTTACCGGCATCAAAAGCAACAAGAAGATGTGTAGGTTGCTCTTCCTTTAATACTTTTAAAAGCATCATAGCAAAGCCATAAACTGCATTGGTATGGACACCTTTGTTGTTATTCAATAAGGGCAAGGCGAAAAACGCCCGATAGGCAATGCTGTTGCCGTCAATTAATACGATTTTTTTCTTCAAAGCGGTCATCCTCCTCTTGCTTATTTAAGAAAACGGTAAACGTGGTGCCTTCATTGGCTTTACTTTTTACAAAAATCTCCCCATCATGCGCCTCGATAATATGTTTGACAATGGCTAATCCAAGACCAGTGCCTCCTGAATTGCGGCTTCTCGCTT is from Bacillus sp. PK3_68 and encodes:
- the polA gene encoding DNA polymerase I, giving the protein MKKKIVLIDGNSIAYRAFFALPLLNNNKGVHTNAVYGFAMMLLKVLKEEQPTHLLVAFDAGKTTFRHQTYSDYKGGRQKTPSELSEQFPYIRELLKAYGIAQYELENYEADDIIGTLSLQAEKDGYEIKIYSGDKDLTQLASDATTVCITRKGITDIEEYTPAHVEEKYGLTPEQIIDMKGLMGDSSDNIPGVPGVGEKTAIKLLKQFGSVENLLASIDEVSGKKLQEKLREHENLALMSKELATILREVPINFSIGNLEYHEADNEKVYELFKELEFNSLLEKLDRPVEEASAHEDVHYESVTELTDDLFSGEDFFYLEMITENYHRADIAGFGISGEKGTYFIPAEAAFQSAVFKKWAEDETKKKSVYDAKRTIIGLRRYGIELKGIDFDIWLASYLLNPSESPEDFAAVAKLHGISSIQSDEAVYGKGAKRQLPEGSVYAEHIASKAAAIEELKAVCLKELEENQQLELFYELELPLALILADMESEGVQVDINCLKEMGEELKGKLADIEKTIYSLAGTEFNINSPKQLGTILFEKLGLPPIKKTKTGYSTSADVLEKLAPSHEIVDHILHYRQLGKLQSTYIEGLLKVVDADTHKIHTRFNQALTQTGRLSSTEPNLQNIPIRLEEGRKIRQAFIPSEPDSVMFAADYSQIELRVLAHIADDEKLIDAFLHDLDIHTATAADVFHVSQEEVDSNMRRQAKAVNFGIVYGISDYGLSQSLGITRKEAGTFIDRYLQTYPGVKEYMDSIIREAKEKGFVTTLMQRRRYIPEITSRNFNLRGFGERTAMNTPIQGSAADIIKKAMIDVAERLENEKLRSKLLLQVHDELIFEVPKEEIEIMKQLVPEVMEQAIQLKVPLKVDYSYGPTWYDAK